A genomic window from Cotesia glomerata isolate CgM1 linkage group LG7, MPM_Cglom_v2.3, whole genome shotgun sequence includes:
- the LOC123268652 gene encoding liprin-alpha-1 isoform X4: MWNMMCDVMPTIAEDSISQRSSQFSGEDANFEQLMVSMLDERDKLMDSLRESQERLQEAEARLQDVEKERDALNRQINASVPQEFSQLTKELSAARESILEREEEISELKAERNNTRLLLEHLECLVSRHERSLRMTVVKRQAAAQSGVSSEVEVLKALKSLFEHHKALDEKVRERLRVALERNTSLEEELARTKDELQQYKLGGYPASLKPSEDKPKENGQLDEQQQQQLQNKNEEVNQLNETHQEEPSKRVDIVDDVNESCPEKTTKEDAERLSNGDATEDYKDPKDSRDSKESLARVAELQATVEKQNSEIATWQRRVGELSSRVAELEETLSKTQKEFMKTQEANGKLQRDLRENVAQKEDQEERIATLEKRYLNAQRESTSVHDLNEKLEQELKHKEDQLKLQEKRIAAIQEKLELAEQKLAQYAKLPEMEEQLKQRMEALTQICDTLNKQAQEKHGSAEDRIQRLETQLEEKNGEVMRLNQRLKMNEEHNSRLSNTVDKLLSESNERLQVHLKERMHALEEKNALTQELEKMRKIAEDLQNEKSEIMKELSKARLEIDNVKRQMLQQEIAFNIQQTDALTRSLSPNAVTLVEPSSSSRSASHSSFDTHSLPRRAASKRIIDDDSAKTRYLLQSYVARTLAEQEWEKLQQAHVLANVQQAFDVSSDAEVDGDNESLFSSAADMISPSGHTDAQTLAMMLQEQLDAINIEIRLIQEEKQSTEARAEELESRVGSLEHMNLLTRGRSHDRASPPLSGRSTPKSHHSPNRDYLHKYHTAPASMSPAHLHQYASSLASPGQLSESLPASQLQLSGEELHSVNERDGMVGMGSGMSMNNDTPSPSTARSIRLERVVQALAHSQEELRRRTGHTGFPNAGYPPHSRHGHHNNGTLNCGTPPSPLSSRHSSQDSLHKNNYISMAASQGMGHPIGLPLGQLSSSHLQMQASGMSPATAAAVAAAQKKKGIKSSLGRFFSKKDKIKSKDNSMAAEMGGFGGASTPADPDYGDSVTVVGTQLSTSKTEFDRRKKKSMLDSSRHELLGEAMKAGTPFGLWNGPTIVAWLELWVGMPAWYVAACRANVKSGAIMSALSDTEIQREIGISNPLHRLKLRLAIQEMVSLTSPSAPKTSRTTLAFGDMNHEWIGNVWLPSLGLPQYRSTFMECLVDARMLDHLNKKDLRGQLRMVDSFHRTSLQYGISCLKRLNFDRHQLEERRRMAESANADVIVWSNDRVIRWVQSIGLKEYGNNLLESGVHGALIALDDSFDATSFALALQIPTQNTQARQILEVEFSNLLTTATERHPEESMSLKS, encoded by the exons ATGTGGAATATGATGTGCGATGTCATGCCAACGATCGCTGAGGACAGCATCAGCCAAAGAAGCTCACAGTTCTCTGGCGAAGATGCCAATTTCGAGCAGCTTATGGTGTCCATGCTCGACGAGCGGGACAAGCTTATGGACTCGCTTCGCGAGAGCCAGGAGAGACTTCAAGAGGCTGAGGCTAGGCTCCAGGATGTTGAGAAGGAGCGGGATGCTCTTAATAGACAAATCAATGCTAGTGTTcctcag GAATTTTCCCAGTTGACGAAAGAGTTGTCTGCTGCACGTGAAAGTATTCTTGAGCGCGAGGAAGAAATATCGGAATTGAAGGCTGAACGTAATAATACTCGG ctGCTACTTGAGCATCTGGAATGTCTAGTATCTCGGCACGAAAGATCTCTTCGGATGACGGTGGTGAAGAGACAAGCGGCTGCACAATCCGGAGTGTCGTCCGAGGTCGAGGTACTCAAGGCACTCAAGAGCCTCTTCGAGCACCACAAGGCTTTGGATGAAAAG GTTCGAGAACGATTAAGAGTCGCGCTCGAAAGAAATACAAGCCTTGAGGAAGAGCTCGCACGAACTAAAGACGAG ttGCAGCAATATAAACTCGGTGGGTACCCAGCGTCATTAAAGCCATCAGAAGACAAGCCTAAAGAAAACGGGCAACTGGAcgagcagcagcagcagcaattACAAAACAAG AATGAGGAGGTGAACCAGCTGAATGAGACCCACCAGGAGGAACCGAGTAAGCGAGTAGATATTGTTGACGATGTCAATGAATCCTGTCCAGAGAAGACCACTAAGGAAGACGCCGAGAGGCTCAGCAATGGAGACGCTACTGAGGATTATAAGGATCCTAAAGATTCTAGAGATTCTAAGGAGTCTTTAGCGCGAGTCGCCGAGTTGCAAGCGACCGTAGAGAAACAG aactctGAAATAGCGACGTGGCAACGTCGAGTCGGAGAATTGAGCTCTCGTGTTGCTGAATTAGAAGAAACTCTTTCTAAAACACAAAAAGAGTTCATGAAGACCCAGGAAGCAAATGGAAAATTGCAACGCGATTTACGGGAGAATGTTGCGCAAAAAGAGGACCAGGAAGAAAGAATAGCGACTCTTGAGAAGAGATACTTGAATGCTCAGCGTGAATCTACTAGTGTTCATGACTTGAATGAAAAATTGGAGCAGGAACTTAAACACAAGGAAGATCAgctaaaa ctgcAAGAGAAGAGAATAGCAGCGATACAAGAAAAACTTGAGCTCGCGGAACAGAAACTGGCGCAGTACGCAAAACTACCAGAAATGGAGGAACAGTTGAAGCAGAGGATGGAGGCTCTGACGCAG atTTGTGATACATTAAATAAGCAGGCGCAAGAGAAGCACGGCAGCGCCGAGGACAGAATACAAAGACTGGAAACTCAATTAGAAGAAAAGAATGGCGAGGTCATGCGTCTTAATCAACGATTGAAGATGAATGAAGAGCATAATTCACGTTTAAGTAATACTGTCGATAAACTATTGTCAG AATCCAATGAGAGACTGCAGGTGCATTTGAAGGAACGTATGCACGCACTAGAGGAGAAAAACGCGCTGACTCAAGAGCTAGAAAAGATGCGTAAAATAGCTGAAGACTTGCAGAACGAGAAAAGCGAGATAATGAAAGAGCTAAGCAAAGCGCGACTAGAAATAGACAATGTGAAGCGTCAAATGTTGCAGCAAGAAATAGCGTTTAACATACAACAGACTGATGCACTGACCCGCAGTTTATCACCCAACGCCGTTACACTGGTAGAACCGTCGTCATCTTCCAGGAGTGCTAGTCACAGTAGTTTTGATACTCACTCATTGCCAAGACGTGCTGCTAGTAAGCGTATCATTGATGATGATTCTGCAAAG actcgttatttattacagaGTTACGTTGCTCGCACACTAGCCGAGCAGGAGTGGGAAAAACTCCAGCAGGCTCACGTGCTAGCAAACGTACAACAAGCATTCGACGTATCAAGCGACGCAGAAGTAGACGGAGACAACGAGAGTCTCTTCAGCTCAGCCGCGGACATGATCAGTCCTTCAGGTCACACAGACGCTCAAACTCTGGCGATGATGCTGCAAGAGCAGCTGGACGCCATCAACATCGAAATCCGGCTGATCCAGGAAGAAAAGCAGAGCACTGAAGCCAGAGCTGAAGAACTCGAATCTCGGGTAGGCAGCTTGGAGCACATGAACCTGCTGACCCGTGGTCGCAGTCACGATCGCGCTTCTCCGCCACTGAGTGGCCGCTCGACGCCAAAGTCCCATCACAGTCCCAATCGTGACTATCTTCACAAATACCACACC GCACCAGCCTCAATGTCACCTGCGCATCTTCATCAATATGCATCTTCATTGGCTAGCCCGGGACAACTATCTGAGTCTTTGCCTGCCAGCCAG CTTCAGTTGTCTGGCGAAGAACTGCATTCAGTAAACGAACGCGACGGAATGGTCGGAATGGGCAGCGGAATGAGTATGAATAACGACACGCCGTCACCCTCGACGGCCAGATCTATCAGACTTGAACGCGTTGTCCAGGCATTGGCTCACAGTCAAGAAGAACTTAGGAGACGCACAGGTCACACCGGGTTTCCTAATGCTGGTTATCCGCCTCACAG CAGGCATGGGCATCATAACAACGGCACCCTCAATTGTGGGACACCTCCTTCACCGTTGTCTTCACGTCATAGCAGCCAGGACAGTTTGCACAAAAACAACTATATCAGCATGGCGGCTAGTCAAGGAATGGGCCATCCAATAGGGCTGCCTTTGGGACAGCTATCCAGCTCACACTTGCAGATGCAAGCTAGTGGAATGAGCCCTGCTACAGCTGCCGCTGTTGCTGCTGCTCAGAAGAAGAAAGGAATCAAGAGTAGTCTTGGAAGATTTTTCAGTAAAAAGGATAag ATAAAGTCGAAAGACAATTCAATGGCAGCTGAAATGGGTGGATTTGGTGGTGCAAGTACACCAGCGGACCCAGATTATGGTGATAGTGTCACTGTTGTTGGGACACAATTAAGTACCAGTAAGACTGAATTTGATCGTAGGAAAAAGAAaag TATGTTAGATTCATCGCGACATGAATTGCTGGGAGAAGCAATGAAAGCCGGAACACCTTTCGGCCTGTGGAACGGCCCGACAATCGTCGCGTGGCTGGAATTATGGGTCGGAATGCCGGCTTGGTATGTCGCAGCCTGTCGCGCAAATGTCAAAAGCGGTGCTATAATGAGTGCTCTAAGCGACACGGAGATCCAGCGAGAAATCGGAATAAGCAATCCCCTACATCGACTGAAGTTGCGCTTGGCAATCCAAGAAATGGTCTCCCTGACCAGCCCCTCGGCTCCCAAGACTTCGCGCACTACTCTGGCCTTTGGTGACATGAACCACGAATGGATCGGCAACGTCTGGCTCCCGAGTCTCGGGTTGCCCCAGTACAGGTCTACATTCATGGAGTGCCTTGTTGATGCACGGATGCTTGACCATCTTAACAAAAAAGATTTGCGGGGCCAGCTCAGAATGGTTGACAGTTTTCACAG AACAAGTCTTCAGTATGGAATTTCATGTTTAAAGCGATTAAACTTTGATAGACATCAACTTGAAGAAAGAAGGCGAATGGCTGAAAGTGCGAATGCTGATGTCATTGTATGGAGTAATGATCGTGTTATTAGATGGGTTCAATCAATTGGTCTTaag
- the LOC123268652 gene encoding liprin-alpha-1 isoform X10, which yields MWNMMCDVMPTIAEDSISQRSSQFSGEDANFEQLMVSMLDERDKLMDSLRESQERLQEAEARLQDVEKERDALNRQINASVPQEFSQLTKELSAARESILEREEEISELKAERNNTRLLLEHLECLVSRHERSLRMTVVKRQAAAQSGVSSEVEVLKALKSLFEHHKALDEKVRERLRVALERNTSLEEELARTKDELQQYKLGGYPASLKPSEDKPKENGQLDEQQQQQLQNKNEEVNQLNETHQEEPSKRVDIVDDVNESCPEKTTKEDAERLSNGDATEDYKDPKDSRDSKESLARVAELQATVEKQNSEIATWQRRVGELSSRVAELEETLSKTQKEFMKTQEANGKLQRDLRENVAQKEDQEERIATLEKRYLNAQRESTSVHDLNEKLEQELKHKEDQLKLQEKRIAAIQEKLELAEQKLAQYAKLPEMEEQLKQRMEALTQAQEKHGSAEDRIQRLETQLEEKNGEVMRLNQRLKMNEEHNSRLSNTVDKLLSESNERLQVHLKERMHALEEKNALTQELEKMRKIAEDLQNEKSEIMKELSKARLEIDNVKRQMLQQEIAFNIQQTDALTRSLSPNAVTLVEPSSSSRSASHSSFDTHSLPRRAASKRIIDDDSAKTRYLLQSYVARTLAEQEWEKLQQAHVLANVQQAFDVSSDAEVDGDNESLFSSAADMISPSGHTDAQTLAMMLQEQLDAINIEIRLIQEEKQSTEARAEELESRVGSLEHMNLLTRGRSHDRASPPLSGRSTPKSHHSPNRDYLHKYHTAPASMSPAHLHQYASSLASPGQLSESLPASQLQLSGEELHSVNERDGMVGMGSGMSMNNDTPSPSTARSIRLERVVQALAHSQEELRRRTGHTGFPNAGYPPHSRHGHHNNGTLNCGTPPSPLSSRHSSQDSLHKNNYISMAASQGMGHPIGLPLGQLSSSHLQMQASGMSPATAAAVAAAQKKKGIKSSLGRFFSKKDKIKSKDNSMAAEMGGFGGASTPADPDYGDSVTVVGTQLSTSKTEFDRRKKKSMLDSSRHELLGEAMKAGTPFGLWNGPTIVAWLELWVGMPAWYVAACRANVKSGAIMSALSDTEIQREIGISNPLHRLKLRLAIQEMVSLTSPSAPKTSRTTLAFGDMNHEWIGNVWLPSLGLPQYRSTFMECLVDARMLDHLNKKDLRGQLRMVDSFHRTSLQYGISCLKRLNFDRHQLEERRRMAESANADVIVWSNDRVIRWVQSIGLKEYGNNLLESGVHGALIALDDSFDATSFALALQIPTQNTQARQILEVEFSNLLTTATERHPEESMSLKS from the exons ATGTGGAATATGATGTGCGATGTCATGCCAACGATCGCTGAGGACAGCATCAGCCAAAGAAGCTCACAGTTCTCTGGCGAAGATGCCAATTTCGAGCAGCTTATGGTGTCCATGCTCGACGAGCGGGACAAGCTTATGGACTCGCTTCGCGAGAGCCAGGAGAGACTTCAAGAGGCTGAGGCTAGGCTCCAGGATGTTGAGAAGGAGCGGGATGCTCTTAATAGACAAATCAATGCTAGTGTTcctcag GAATTTTCCCAGTTGACGAAAGAGTTGTCTGCTGCACGTGAAAGTATTCTTGAGCGCGAGGAAGAAATATCGGAATTGAAGGCTGAACGTAATAATACTCGG ctGCTACTTGAGCATCTGGAATGTCTAGTATCTCGGCACGAAAGATCTCTTCGGATGACGGTGGTGAAGAGACAAGCGGCTGCACAATCCGGAGTGTCGTCCGAGGTCGAGGTACTCAAGGCACTCAAGAGCCTCTTCGAGCACCACAAGGCTTTGGATGAAAAG GTTCGAGAACGATTAAGAGTCGCGCTCGAAAGAAATACAAGCCTTGAGGAAGAGCTCGCACGAACTAAAGACGAG ttGCAGCAATATAAACTCGGTGGGTACCCAGCGTCATTAAAGCCATCAGAAGACAAGCCTAAAGAAAACGGGCAACTGGAcgagcagcagcagcagcaattACAAAACAAG AATGAGGAGGTGAACCAGCTGAATGAGACCCACCAGGAGGAACCGAGTAAGCGAGTAGATATTGTTGACGATGTCAATGAATCCTGTCCAGAGAAGACCACTAAGGAAGACGCCGAGAGGCTCAGCAATGGAGACGCTACTGAGGATTATAAGGATCCTAAAGATTCTAGAGATTCTAAGGAGTCTTTAGCGCGAGTCGCCGAGTTGCAAGCGACCGTAGAGAAACAG aactctGAAATAGCGACGTGGCAACGTCGAGTCGGAGAATTGAGCTCTCGTGTTGCTGAATTAGAAGAAACTCTTTCTAAAACACAAAAAGAGTTCATGAAGACCCAGGAAGCAAATGGAAAATTGCAACGCGATTTACGGGAGAATGTTGCGCAAAAAGAGGACCAGGAAGAAAGAATAGCGACTCTTGAGAAGAGATACTTGAATGCTCAGCGTGAATCTACTAGTGTTCATGACTTGAATGAAAAATTGGAGCAGGAACTTAAACACAAGGAAGATCAgctaaaa ctgcAAGAGAAGAGAATAGCAGCGATACAAGAAAAACTTGAGCTCGCGGAACAGAAACTGGCGCAGTACGCAAAACTACCAGAAATGGAGGAACAGTTGAAGCAGAGGATGGAGGCTCTGACGCAG GCGCAAGAGAAGCACGGCAGCGCCGAGGACAGAATACAAAGACTGGAAACTCAATTAGAAGAAAAGAATGGCGAGGTCATGCGTCTTAATCAACGATTGAAGATGAATGAAGAGCATAATTCACGTTTAAGTAATACTGTCGATAAACTATTGTCAG AATCCAATGAGAGACTGCAGGTGCATTTGAAGGAACGTATGCACGCACTAGAGGAGAAAAACGCGCTGACTCAAGAGCTAGAAAAGATGCGTAAAATAGCTGAAGACTTGCAGAACGAGAAAAGCGAGATAATGAAAGAGCTAAGCAAAGCGCGACTAGAAATAGACAATGTGAAGCGTCAAATGTTGCAGCAAGAAATAGCGTTTAACATACAACAGACTGATGCACTGACCCGCAGTTTATCACCCAACGCCGTTACACTGGTAGAACCGTCGTCATCTTCCAGGAGTGCTAGTCACAGTAGTTTTGATACTCACTCATTGCCAAGACGTGCTGCTAGTAAGCGTATCATTGATGATGATTCTGCAAAG actcgttatttattacagaGTTACGTTGCTCGCACACTAGCCGAGCAGGAGTGGGAAAAACTCCAGCAGGCTCACGTGCTAGCAAACGTACAACAAGCATTCGACGTATCAAGCGACGCAGAAGTAGACGGAGACAACGAGAGTCTCTTCAGCTCAGCCGCGGACATGATCAGTCCTTCAGGTCACACAGACGCTCAAACTCTGGCGATGATGCTGCAAGAGCAGCTGGACGCCATCAACATCGAAATCCGGCTGATCCAGGAAGAAAAGCAGAGCACTGAAGCCAGAGCTGAAGAACTCGAATCTCGGGTAGGCAGCTTGGAGCACATGAACCTGCTGACCCGTGGTCGCAGTCACGATCGCGCTTCTCCGCCACTGAGTGGCCGCTCGACGCCAAAGTCCCATCACAGTCCCAATCGTGACTATCTTCACAAATACCACACC GCACCAGCCTCAATGTCACCTGCGCATCTTCATCAATATGCATCTTCATTGGCTAGCCCGGGACAACTATCTGAGTCTTTGCCTGCCAGCCAG CTTCAGTTGTCTGGCGAAGAACTGCATTCAGTAAACGAACGCGACGGAATGGTCGGAATGGGCAGCGGAATGAGTATGAATAACGACACGCCGTCACCCTCGACGGCCAGATCTATCAGACTTGAACGCGTTGTCCAGGCATTGGCTCACAGTCAAGAAGAACTTAGGAGACGCACAGGTCACACCGGGTTTCCTAATGCTGGTTATCCGCCTCACAG CAGGCATGGGCATCATAACAACGGCACCCTCAATTGTGGGACACCTCCTTCACCGTTGTCTTCACGTCATAGCAGCCAGGACAGTTTGCACAAAAACAACTATATCAGCATGGCGGCTAGTCAAGGAATGGGCCATCCAATAGGGCTGCCTTTGGGACAGCTATCCAGCTCACACTTGCAGATGCAAGCTAGTGGAATGAGCCCTGCTACAGCTGCCGCTGTTGCTGCTGCTCAGAAGAAGAAAGGAATCAAGAGTAGTCTTGGAAGATTTTTCAGTAAAAAGGATAag ATAAAGTCGAAAGACAATTCAATGGCAGCTGAAATGGGTGGATTTGGTGGTGCAAGTACACCAGCGGACCCAGATTATGGTGATAGTGTCACTGTTGTTGGGACACAATTAAGTACCAGTAAGACTGAATTTGATCGTAGGAAAAAGAAaag TATGTTAGATTCATCGCGACATGAATTGCTGGGAGAAGCAATGAAAGCCGGAACACCTTTCGGCCTGTGGAACGGCCCGACAATCGTCGCGTGGCTGGAATTATGGGTCGGAATGCCGGCTTGGTATGTCGCAGCCTGTCGCGCAAATGTCAAAAGCGGTGCTATAATGAGTGCTCTAAGCGACACGGAGATCCAGCGAGAAATCGGAATAAGCAATCCCCTACATCGACTGAAGTTGCGCTTGGCAATCCAAGAAATGGTCTCCCTGACCAGCCCCTCGGCTCCCAAGACTTCGCGCACTACTCTGGCCTTTGGTGACATGAACCACGAATGGATCGGCAACGTCTGGCTCCCGAGTCTCGGGTTGCCCCAGTACAGGTCTACATTCATGGAGTGCCTTGTTGATGCACGGATGCTTGACCATCTTAACAAAAAAGATTTGCGGGGCCAGCTCAGAATGGTTGACAGTTTTCACAG AACAAGTCTTCAGTATGGAATTTCATGTTTAAAGCGATTAAACTTTGATAGACATCAACTTGAAGAAAGAAGGCGAATGGCTGAAAGTGCGAATGCTGATGTCATTGTATGGAGTAATGATCGTGTTATTAGATGGGTTCAATCAATTGGTCTTaag